One window of Desulfonatronum sp. SC1 genomic DNA carries:
- a CDS encoding uroporphyrinogen decarboxylase family protein, whose translation AHVLDPIQTRAAGMNPEGLKKDFGSMITFCGALDEELLLRKATPARVKDGVKELLDLMAPGGGFILGPSHKFKVETPVENVVAMYEAAREWKY comes from the coding sequence GTGCACATGTGTTGGATCCCATCCAAACCAGGGCTGCTGGTATGAACCCCGAAGGTCTTAAGAAGGATTTTGGCTCTATGATAACCTTTTGCGGCGCGTTGGATGAAGAGTTGCTGCTGCGAAAGGCTACACCTGCACGTGTCAAGGATGGCGTTAAAGAGTTGCTTGATTTGATGGCGCCTGGTGGTGGTTTTATTCTTGGGCCTTCGCATAAGTTCAAAGTGGAAACGCCTGTCGAAAATGTGGTGGCAATGTATGAAGCCGCCCGCGAATGGAAGTACTGA